The Bacteroidota bacterium genome window below encodes:
- a CDS encoding serine hydrolase domain-containing protein, protein MKRFVILFAIGFLVGLTSCSSTASLTTEKSIDAIMSEFNSPFAPGASVLVMNHDTVVFQKAYGLASINNHTPITTTTNFRLASITKQFTAMCILLLQEQGKLLFDDKILKFFPDFPLYGKDITVRHLLNHTSGLVDYESLIPDSQTVQVHDADCLQLMFKVDSLYFPCGTKYQYSNTGYALLALIVEKTSGKRFADFLKENIFDKEGMATTVAFENGISTVPNRAYGHSLDSGKWMETDQSNTSAVLGDGGIYSNVEEMAQWISSLWNYKLITKQMQQLAWTDATLNDGTTIDYGMGWHTETYHDVRHPHHGGSTRGFRNHILLFPDNKLMIIILTNRNQGNPITEAKKIADLFLPPHQ, encoded by the coding sequence ATGAAACGGTTTGTAATTCTCTTCGCGATAGGTTTTTTGGTAGGACTCACATCATGTAGTTCCACCGCTTCCTTAACCACCGAAAAGAGTATCGATGCAATCATGTCGGAATTCAATTCTCCCTTTGCGCCCGGCGCTTCGGTGCTGGTGATGAATCATGACACCGTGGTCTTTCAAAAAGCATATGGATTAGCATCCATCAACAATCATACACCGATCACAACAACAACGAACTTTCGATTGGCTTCTATTACAAAACAGTTCACGGCAATGTGCATTCTGTTATTGCAGGAACAAGGAAAACTTTTATTTGATGACAAAATTCTAAAATTCTTTCCAGACTTTCCACTCTACGGCAAAGATATCACAGTACGTCACCTGTTGAATCACACATCGGGATTGGTCGATTATGAATCCCTTATTCCGGACTCGCAAACAGTGCAGGTACACGATGCTGATTGCTTGCAATTGATGTTTAAAGTGGATTCGCTCTACTTTCCTTGTGGTACAAAATATCAATACAGTAATACCGGTTATGCTCTGCTTGCGTTGATTGTTGAAAAAACTTCAGGAAAACGGTTTGCTGATTTTTTAAAAGAAAATATTTTTGACAAGGAAGGAATGGCAACAACTGTTGCGTTTGAAAATGGAATTTCAACCGTTCCCAATCGTGCATATGGTCATTCATTGGATAGTGGAAAATGGATGGAAACTGATCAAAGTAACACAAGCGCGGTGTTAGGTGATGGCGGCATCTATTCTAACGTTGAAGAAATGGCACAATGGATTTCCTCGTTGTGGAATTACAAACTCATTACCAAACAGATGCAGCAATTGGCCTGGACGGATGCAACCTTGAATGACGGAACAACAATCGATTACGGAATGGGTTGGCACACAGAAACGTATCACGATGTTCGTCATCCGCACCACGGCGGAAGTACGCGCGGGTTTAGAAATCATATTCTTCTCTTTCCCGACAATAAGCTTATGATCATTATCTTGACCAATCGTAATCAAGGTAATCCTATCACGGAAGCGAAGAAAATTGCAGATCTTTTTCTTCCACCCCATCAATAA
- a CDS encoding beta galactosidase jelly roll domain-containing protein, with product MKQLMAILVITTTLFGIQRDDPRQVIDLRGKWKFEIGDSKKYSDPNFDDKKWDEIFVPADWENEGFAGYDGYAWYRKTFTLSADMKGKKLFLHLGYVDDACAVYVNGKLIGEGGRFEPDFLTAYNQEQKMFIPSDILLYGKENIIAVRVFDTMQNGGIVRGKIGIFEHVDEIPLVVEFPERWKFKTGDHDDWKNPEFNDSGWDKLLVPAKWDFQGYRDYNGYAWYRVTFDMPKNYSDGRLVLMLGMIDDVDETYLNGEQIGKTGRLRRNGDISTNNDYIKIRGYEIPRSLLKEKNNVVAVRVYDGLMDGGIYSGPIGIVSEKDFSRWERKANRWNNYDDNPIDRFLRKLFSN from the coding sequence ATGAAACAATTGATGGCAATTCTTGTTATCACTACAACGCTGTTTGGCATCCAACGAGATGATCCCCGTCAGGTGATCGATCTGCGCGGCAAGTGGAAATTCGAAATCGGCGACAGCAAAAAATATTCCGATCCCAATTTTGACGATAAAAAATGGGACGAGATCTTTGTTCCTGCAGACTGGGAAAACGAAGGATTTGCCGGATATGACGGATATGCCTGGTATCGAAAAACGTTCACGCTGTCAGCCGATATGAAGGGGAAAAAGCTTTTTTTACATCTCGGGTATGTGGATGATGCCTGCGCAGTGTATGTCAATGGAAAACTTATCGGTGAAGGGGGAAGATTCGAACCCGATTTTTTAACGGCATACAATCAAGAACAGAAAATGTTCATTCCATCAGATATTCTCCTGTACGGAAAAGAGAATATCATTGCCGTCCGTGTGTTTGATACAATGCAGAACGGCGGCATTGTGCGGGGCAAAATCGGCATCTTCGAACATGTCGATGAAATCCCTCTTGTTGTGGAATTTCCCGAACGATGGAAATTTAAAACCGGTGATCATGACGATTGGAAAAATCCGGAGTTCAATGATAGTGGTTGGGATAAGCTTCTTGTCCCTGCGAAATGGGATTTTCAAGGATATCGAGATTATAACGGCTACGCATGGTACCGTGTAACCTTCGATATGCCGAAAAATTATTCCGATGGTCGATTGGTATTGATGCTCGGGATGATCGATGACGTAGACGAAACATATTTGAACGGAGAACAGATAGGTAAAACCGGACGCCTCCGAAGAAATGGAGACATTTCCACCAATAACGATTACATCAAAATCAGAGGATACGAAATTCCGAGATCGCTGTTAAAAGAAAAGAATAATGTTGTTGCTGTGCGCGTTTATGATGGATTAATGGATGGTGGCATTTATAGCGGTCCAATTGGGATTGTCAGTGAAAAAGATTTTTCACGATGGGAACGGAAAGCAAATCGATGGAACAATTACGACGATAATCCAATTGATCGGTTTCTTCGGAAATTGTTTAGTAATTAG
- a CDS encoding pseudouridine synthase, producing MRYFLFYKPYAVLSQFSPEPRKQTLKDFLTLPKDIYPVGRLDYDSEGLLLLTNDNVIKNKLTDPTVGYPKTYCAQVERVPDNAALEKLRKGIIIEGIKTKPAEIELLSHDPLFPQRSTPIRFRKNVPTAWITLVLREGRNRQVRKMTAAVGHPTLRLVRIKIGNIDIGDLSPGQWKEISLQQILL from the coding sequence ATGAGATATTTTCTTTTTTATAAACCGTATGCAGTGCTTTCACAGTTCTCTCCTGAACCTAGAAAACAAACGCTTAAAGATTTCCTCACTCTTCCAAAAGATATTTACCCCGTCGGACGATTAGATTACGACAGTGAAGGATTACTATTACTCACCAACGACAATGTAATTAAAAATAAACTCACCGATCCAACCGTTGGATATCCCAAAACATATTGTGCTCAAGTTGAACGCGTTCCCGACAATGCCGCATTGGAAAAACTCCGTAAAGGAATAATTATTGAAGGAATAAAAACTAAACCGGCAGAGATCGAATTACTTTCACACGATCCTCTTTTTCCTCAACGTTCAACACCAATTCGATTCCGCAAAAATGTTCCCACAGCGTGGATCACGTTAGTCTTGCGTGAGGGACGAAATCGACAAGTGCGCAAAATGACCGCTGCCGTCGGACATCCGACGTTACGACTTGTGCGTATTAAGATAGGAAATATCGACATTGGAGATTTATCTCCGGGCCAATGGAAAGAAATATCTCTTCAGCAGATACTGCTTTAG
- a CDS encoding ATP-binding protein, whose protein sequence is MDVIIYSFFIVSGIAALSYYTIRSRYNRLLEEEREKTFALRNNELQLASEKQRLESALKEKEHQISEIKSHITSVEVTTTSLGGEVMAKDKQIQSLSAQLQHESTQRTSLEQELATIERQLSEYTSKISSEEKKASMLTSDLSSKEQQIQSLTSELHQQLEQQTKVEKTLTEKERDAALLAEQIQQEEEMRSTLTSEMIAKEQQFQSTLNQQTMELQQVNSTLQQEKALRTTLETESRENLQRLQQQIEQLQSELTTARNSNESLHQSGGVLIEEFRTKETEYQRKLSEAELIHSAIKQELEITAEMLQEQTSIRQATEHALQESKQKLYTHIGELEQKIAEQSNAISVLQTELTQKSNDLVSTQQSIHNILRLVPIPIFVVNENGICEYCNPPLQELVGYGMNELGGKHFARLFPEEERAFYEEQWKNTENRAEQFQGETKIIAATGDTISASVSFVDIQPNGDSIKYVGCILDRTTEKDSQHNFTVAKEREQELVDLKSRFIGMVSNQLRTSLVTIATNTELLERFLDKWSDERRYHSFLRINESIRQMIDLVRDVTFTTKASTEPYALNITNVNLETLFQSTSKELMTDLESRHHFILSEQGNFSSVALDAKLLQTIVSQLLSNAFKYSRDNTEVRAHIELNNSSCIITITDQGIGIPASEQKHLFSSFFRASNVSNIYGTGLGLTIAQQCVQMHGGTISIESELLKGTTVTVSIPTR, encoded by the coding sequence ATGGACGTAATTATTTATTCATTTTTTATTGTATCCGGCATTGCTGCCTTGTCGTATTACACAATACGAAGCCGATACAATCGATTATTGGAAGAAGAACGAGAAAAGACATTTGCATTGCGAAACAATGAATTGCAGCTCGCATCAGAAAAACAGCGTTTGGAATCTGCTTTAAAAGAGAAAGAACATCAGATCTCCGAGATTAAATCCCATATCACTTCTGTAGAAGTAACAACAACTTCCCTTGGCGGTGAGGTTATGGCAAAGGATAAGCAGATCCAATCACTTTCTGCACAGTTGCAGCATGAATCCACACAACGCACCTCGCTTGAACAAGAACTCGCAACAATTGAACGCCAGCTCTCCGAATATACATCAAAGATTTCATCGGAAGAAAAAAAAGCATCCATGCTAACAAGTGATCTCTCATCAAAAGAGCAGCAGATCCAATCGCTTACATCGGAACTCCATCAACAGTTGGAACAACAGACAAAAGTTGAAAAAACTCTTACGGAAAAAGAACGCGATGCAGCTTTGCTAGCAGAACAAATTCAGCAGGAAGAAGAGATGCGTTCAACCCTTACCAGTGAAATGATCGCAAAAGAACAGCAGTTTCAGTCAACGCTAAACCAACAGACTATGGAACTTCAACAAGTGAACAGCACTCTGCAGCAGGAAAAAGCATTGCGGACGACGCTCGAAACAGAATCTCGGGAGAATCTTCAGAGACTGCAGCAACAGATTGAACAACTTCAGAGTGAATTAACAACCGCTCGCAATTCAAATGAATCGCTTCATCAATCTGGTGGTGTATTGATCGAAGAATTCCGCACCAAAGAAACCGAATACCAACGAAAACTGTCTGAAGCCGAATTGATTCATTCTGCGATTAAACAAGAGCTTGAAATTACGGCAGAAATGCTTCAGGAACAGACCAGTATTCGCCAGGCAACGGAGCATGCTCTTCAAGAAAGTAAACAAAAACTTTATACGCATATTGGCGAACTTGAACAAAAAATTGCCGAGCAATCAAATGCAATCTCAGTATTGCAAACTGAACTCACGCAAAAATCAAATGACCTTGTTTCTACCCAGCAAAGTATCCACAATATTCTTCGGCTGGTTCCTATTCCCATCTTCGTCGTGAATGAAAACGGAATCTGTGAATACTGCAATCCACCGCTACAAGAACTTGTCGGCTACGGGATGAATGAACTTGGAGGAAAACATTTTGCACGGCTCTTCCCGGAAGAAGAACGGGCATTTTACGAAGAACAGTGGAAGAATACCGAGAATCGGGCAGAACAATTTCAAGGTGAGACGAAGATTATTGCAGCAACCGGCGATACCATTTCCGCTTCTGTCAGTTTCGTTGATATTCAACCAAATGGTGACTCGATAAAATACGTCGGCTGTATTCTCGACCGCACAACTGAAAAAGATTCGCAACATAATTTTACTGTGGCCAAGGAACGGGAGCAGGAGTTGGTCGACCTGAAATCACGCTTTATTGGAATGGTGAGCAATCAACTCCGAACGTCACTTGTTACTATTGCGACAAATACGGAATTGCTTGAGCGATTTCTTGACAAATGGAGCGATGAACGACGATATCATTCCTTCCTTCGTATTAACGAATCGATTCGACAAATGATCGATTTGGTGCGCGATGTAACATTCACAACCAAAGCATCAACAGAACCATATGCACTAAATATCACCAACGTCAATCTTGAAACACTTTTTCAGTCTACGTCAAAAGAATTGATGACGGATCTTGAATCCCGACATCACTTTATTCTTTCTGAACAGGGAAATTTTTCATCCGTAGCACTTGATGCAAAATTATTACAGACGATCGTTTCTCAATTGCTCTCCAACGCATTTAAATATTCCCGTGATAATACAGAAGTACGGGCACATATCGAGTTAAACAATTCTTCCTGCATTATTACCATCACGGATCAAGGAATTGGCATTCCAGCATCGGAACAAAAACATTTATTCTCCTCGTTTTTCCGAGCGTCGAATGTCAGCAATATTTATGGAACCGGCCTCGGATTGACCATCGCACAGCAATGCGTTCAAATGCACGGCGGAACTATTTCGATCGAAAGCGAATTACTTAAAGGAACAACCGTAACCGTCTCAATACCGACCCGTTGA
- a CDS encoding glycosyltransferase yields MPTDQAFMQNQKQKYLFLYLRTGGGHLAPARSVAKYVAERHSDRIEPILIDGLAEAVHIAKYIIEDGYRMLQAKAKWYYEFLYATNKFPPIGYFNVAVANFFVKQYIKKRIREEQPVKIVIFHFFLITPVYQVLKELGLKIPVMTVITDPFTAHPLWFQRKEQQFIVFSERLKQHCLKRRIPERSINVFPFIIDEKFAQSLSVEKISEVQTRFGLDPKKKLVLIIGGGDGIPHGKSILQNLLSTPLPVQIAIVCGKNKELYDDAMVLKQQFPELIVFGFVDFVYELLNACDIVITKCGASTIMEILMMKKIPIIIDYLWEQELGNMEYVRDNRLGIFERDISKLPSILRDLISDDGTYKTFQHNIEQKQLRNGTRDVGEYLISQ; encoded by the coding sequence ATGCCGACCGATCAGGCTTTTATGCAAAACCAAAAACAAAAATATCTCTTCCTCTATCTCAGAACCGGCGGCGGACATCTTGCCCCTGCTCGTTCCGTTGCCAAGTATGTCGCTGAACGTCACAGTGACCGCATTGAACCGATTTTAATCGATGGATTAGCGGAAGCGGTACATATTGCGAAGTATATCATCGAAGATGGTTACAGGATGCTGCAAGCAAAAGCAAAATGGTATTACGAATTTCTGTATGCAACAAATAAATTCCCTCCTATTGGATATTTTAATGTTGCGGTGGCAAATTTTTTCGTGAAACAGTATATCAAAAAAAGAATTCGTGAAGAACAACCTGTAAAGATTGTTATTTTCCATTTTTTCTTGATTACACCGGTGTATCAAGTATTAAAAGAGCTGGGATTGAAGATTCCTGTCATGACGGTAATTACCGATCCATTCACCGCGCATCCGTTATGGTTTCAACGAAAAGAACAGCAATTTATTGTCTTCAGCGAACGATTGAAACAACATTGCCTTAAACGAAGAATTCCGGAACGGTCGATTAACGTATTTCCTTTTATTATCGACGAAAAGTTCGCTCAATCACTTTCTGTGGAAAAAATATCCGAAGTACAAACTCGTTTTGGATTAGATCCCAAGAAAAAATTGGTACTGATTATTGGCGGCGGTGACGGAATACCGCATGGAAAATCGATTTTGCAGAATCTTCTTTCAACTCCTCTTCCAGTCCAAATTGCAATTGTGTGCGGAAAAAATAAAGAATTGTATGATGATGCAATGGTATTGAAGCAGCAGTTTCCGGAATTAATTGTTTTTGGTTTTGTTGATTTTGTTTACGAGCTGTTGAATGCTTGCGATATCGTCATCACCAAATGCGGCGCATCGACAATTATGGAAATATTAATGATGAAAAAAATTCCGATTATCATCGATTATCTTTGGGAACAAGAACTTGGGAATATGGAATATGTCCGCGATAATCGATTAGGGATTTTTGAAAGAGATATTTCAAAACTTCCTTCGATTCTTCGCGATCTGATTTCCGATGATGGAACATACAAGACATTTCAACATAATATTGAACAGAAACAATTGCGAAACGGAACTCGTGACGTGGGTGAATATTTAATTTCCCAATAA
- a CDS encoding DCC1-like thiol-disulfide oxidoreductase family protein, with protein MGKNYILLYDGVCGFCNSTIQLIIKHDKKKTMRFAAIQSAFAQQVFERHPILKEIDSLILIDQTDSLNEQIHIRSTGALFVAEYLGSGWNMFRIAWIIPPPLRDYAYDLFAKYRYSLFGKYDSCLLPPAEVRSRFID; from the coding sequence ATGGGAAAAAACTATATCCTCCTGTATGACGGCGTCTGTGGCTTCTGTAATTCCACCATTCAACTAATTATAAAGCACGATAAAAAGAAGACGATGCGTTTTGCCGCCATACAAAGCGCATTTGCACAACAAGTGTTTGAACGTCATCCAATCCTCAAAGAGATCGATTCGCTTATTCTTATTGACCAGACAGATTCATTGAATGAACAGATACATATTCGGTCAACGGGAGCATTATTCGTGGCCGAATATCTCGGAAGTGGGTGGAATATGTTCCGGATTGCGTGGATTATCCCACCTCCATTGAGAGATTATGCGTATGATCTTTTTGCAAAATACCGGTATTCCTTATTTGGGAAATACGATTCATGTCTGCTCCCTCCTGCCGAAGTTCGTTCCCGGTTTATTGATTGA
- a CDS encoding DUF4440 domain-containing protein, with translation MKTIFIFILSCMLQSSVYTQSVRSNSEEQKILALLHHQVHGWNSGSIESFMQGYAKIDSLRFASGGTVTYGWNTMLARYKKSYPTKEKMGTLEFTDITIDLISEHAAIVFGTWKLKREKDTPWGLFTLLCKNINGEWRIVHDHTSSGN, from the coding sequence ATGAAAACAATATTCATCTTTATTTTATCGTGTATGCTCCAGAGCTCGGTGTATACACAATCCGTTCGCAGTAACAGTGAAGAGCAAAAAATTCTTGCTCTTCTCCATCATCAGGTTCACGGTTGGAACAGCGGAAGCATCGAATCGTTTATGCAGGGATATGCGAAGATTGATTCGCTTCGCTTTGCATCCGGCGGCACGGTAACCTATGGCTGGAATACAATGCTTGCCCGGTATAAAAAAAGTTATCCCACAAAAGAAAAGATGGGAACACTGGAATTTACTGATATCACCATTGATCTCATTTCAGAACATGCAGCTATTGTCTTTGGCACATGGAAATTAAAGAGAGAAAAAGATACACCGTGGGGATTATTCACATTGCTTTGTAAGAATATCAACGGTGAGTGGCGTATAGTTCACGACCACACATCATCAGGAAATTGA
- a CDS encoding YCF48-related protein, producing the protein MKNFISFTFLSLMIPSFLPSQWIQQTFPTTETLWKVRFANEQTGWIAAYNYIYKTTNGGDGWVKQDTSIGGCDAMYVLNDQIGMFANWTGVGELSRGIRRTTNGGTTWTTANAEKNYYADIDFGSTAVGYACGGSGTAGNKPIVKKTTDAGATWTTVSQNFPKPKFELTGIAFVDENIGWTVSYDGFVFKTTNGGVDWSTPDSLGSESFRDIEFFNKDTGWVFGGIAGDMVIARTTNGGSSWTKIKKGGGSLREAESLTSTNVWCAGWNDSIIYSTNAGADWIAQKSDRYGFESLDMVNINIGYTVGSSGKVYKTTNGGVTSVSAQRLNDSPTSYLVKQNFPNPFNPSTFIQFSIPEQGYTSLKIHSINGELIEELLHQTIDAGTYSVQWNAQHYSSGVYFYTLSSGTFSTTKKLVLLK; encoded by the coding sequence ATGAAAAACTTCATTTCATTTACATTTTTGTCCCTCATGATACCCTCTTTTTTACCTTCTCAGTGGATTCAACAAACTTTTCCAACAACTGAAACGTTATGGAAAGTACGTTTTGCAAACGAACAAACCGGATGGATAGCTGCATACAATTATATCTATAAGACAACCAATGGTGGTGACGGTTGGGTGAAACAAGATACATCAATTGGAGGATGTGATGCGATGTATGTTTTGAATGATCAAATTGGCATGTTTGCTAATTGGACCGGTGTGGGAGAATTAAGCAGAGGAATTCGACGCACAACTAACGGGGGTACAACATGGACGACCGCAAATGCTGAAAAAAATTATTATGCCGATATTGATTTTGGATCGACTGCGGTCGGATATGCTTGCGGAGGGAGCGGAACCGCAGGAAATAAACCAATCGTGAAAAAGACCACCGATGCTGGTGCCACATGGACAACTGTATCGCAAAATTTTCCAAAACCCAAATTTGAGTTGACGGGAATTGCTTTTGTCGATGAAAATATTGGATGGACAGTTTCATATGACGGATTTGTTTTTAAAACTACCAATGGCGGAGTTGATTGGTCTACGCCTGACTCTCTTGGATCTGAAAGTTTCCGGGATATTGAATTCTTTAACAAAGATACTGGGTGGGTATTTGGTGGAATCGCAGGAGATATGGTTATTGCTCGAACAACCAATGGTGGATCAAGTTGGACAAAAATAAAAAAAGGGGGCGGAAGCTTACGTGAAGCAGAGTCTCTTACCTCGACCAATGTTTGGTGTGCGGGATGGAATGACAGTATTATCTATTCAACAAATGCCGGTGCAGATTGGATTGCACAAAAGAGTGATCGATATGGCTTTGAATCGCTTGATATGGTAAACATCAACATTGGCTATACGGTTGGTTCATCAGGAAAAGTCTATAAAACCACAAACGGTGGTGTAACATCTGTCTCAGCACAAAGATTGAATGATTCTCCAACGTCTTACTTAGTAAAACAAAACTTCCCCAACCCATTCAATCCTTCAACATTCATACAATTCTCAATTCCAGAACAGGGATACACTTCGTTGAAAATACATTCGATCAACGGAGAATTGATCGAGGAGCTTTTGCATCAGACAATTGATGCGGGTACATATTCAGTTCAATGGAACGCACAACATTATTCAAGCGGCGTATATTTTTACACATTATCTTCCGGGACTTTTTCTACAACGAAAAAATTAGTGCTCTTAAAGTGA
- the apaG gene encoding Co2+/Mg2+ efflux protein ApaG, whose amino-acid sequence MSAFSEITENIKVSVRPLYLEGESNILSRKFVFAYFITIENLSNDTVQLLRRHWFITHDTGKVEEVEGEGVIGKQPIIAPGKKHNYNSFCILESLEGFMEGTYLMKRSNHETFSINIPRFVLRAMAN is encoded by the coding sequence ATGTCAGCCTTCAGTGAAATCACCGAAAATATCAAAGTGTCTGTGCGGCCACTCTATCTTGAGGGAGAGTCGAATATCCTCTCCCGCAAATTTGTGTTCGCCTATTTTATTACCATCGAAAATCTAAGCAACGATACTGTGCAATTGCTGCGCCGTCACTGGTTTATTACTCACGACACAGGAAAAGTGGAAGAGGTGGAAGGAGAAGGCGTTATTGGAAAACAACCGATTATCGCTCCCGGAAAAAAACATAACTATAACAGTTTTTGCATCCTAGAATCGTTGGAAGGTTTTATGGAAGGGACATATTTAATGAAACGTTCCAACCATGAGACATTTTCGATCAATATTCCTCGTTTTGTTCTTCGTGCAATGGCGAATTAA
- a CDS encoding DUF2461 domain-containing protein yields the protein MLREFDEQQFPPFEGFPKESIAFLKKLKKNNNRDWFNAHKNDYEEQIKFPMQSFIASLQPLFADFASQFDVHPKRSMFRIYRDTRFSKDKTPYKTHMAAHFVLRGKPKGFEGSGYYLHIAPGEVFIGGGIYLPDNDQLKKIRKYLAEHSKEFLAIINKPSFKKMFPAITGQKLSRPPKGYDPNHPMIEWLKMKQFFTGLEMKEEICHKKDFVKLIAKHCKELMPLVDFMNKAMGF from the coding sequence ATGCTCAGAGAGTTCGATGAACAGCAATTTCCGCCATTCGAGGGTTTTCCTAAAGAGAGTATCGCATTTCTAAAAAAGCTGAAAAAGAATAATAATCGAGATTGGTTTAACGCTCACAAAAATGATTACGAAGAGCAGATCAAATTTCCAATGCAAAGTTTTATTGCATCACTGCAGCCCCTCTTTGCCGATTTTGCATCTCAATTTGACGTTCATCCAAAGCGATCGATGTTCAGGATCTACCGCGACACACGATTCAGCAAAGATAAAACTCCTTATAAAACACACATGGCAGCTCACTTTGTGCTGCGAGGAAAACCAAAAGGATTTGAGGGATCGGGCTATTATCTTCACATTGCCCCGGGAGAAGTGTTCATTGGCGGTGGGATTTATCTGCCGGACAATGATCAGTTAAAAAAAATCCGTAAGTATCTTGCTGAGCATTCAAAAGAATTTCTGGCCATCATCAACAAACCCTCATTCAAAAAAATGTTCCCGGCAATCACCGGCCAAAAGCTTTCCCGCCCACCCAAAGGGTACGATCCAAACCATCCGATGATCGAATGGCTGAAAATGAAACAATTCTTCACTGGTTTGGAGATGAAGGAAGAGATCTGTCATAAAAAAGATTTTGTGAAACTCATAGCAAAACATTGTAAAGAACTTATGCCCTTGGTTGATTTTATGAACAAAGCAATGGGTTTCTAA